A genomic segment from Pelosinus sp. IPA-1 encodes:
- a CDS encoding DNA alkylation repair protein, with the protein MDRSIRKKILELVEEEYQKFSAALLPNIDNVLGVRLPLLRKLAKEIAKGDWQKFMEMAELEYFEEVMLQGMVLGYVEGDIEDILSYVADFVPLIDNWSVCDSFCIGLKFTQDNKERVWHFLQSYLNSTQEYEIRFGVVMLINFYIEDRYIKEVLIRLDNVKHNGYYAKMAVAWAVSICYVKLPKPTMEYLYDNTLDDFTYNKALQKITESYRVDKEAKDLIRSMKRSKS; encoded by the coding sequence ATGGATAGGTCAATTAGAAAAAAAATTCTTGAGTTGGTAGAAGAAGAGTATCAAAAATTCTCAGCTGCACTGCTACCTAATATAGACAATGTTTTAGGTGTTCGTTTGCCCCTGCTCCGGAAGCTTGCCAAAGAAATAGCGAAGGGCGATTGGCAGAAGTTTATGGAAATGGCAGAATTAGAATACTTTGAGGAAGTAATGCTTCAAGGCATGGTACTTGGCTATGTGGAAGGGGATATTGAAGATATACTTTCTTATGTTGCCGATTTTGTCCCTCTAATTGATAATTGGTCAGTGTGTGATAGCTTCTGCATAGGGTTGAAATTCACACAGGATAACAAGGAGCGTGTATGGCATTTTTTACAGTCTTACTTGAATTCAACACAAGAATATGAAATACGATTTGGTGTGGTAATGCTAATTAATTTTTACATTGAAGATAGATATATAAAGGAAGTGCTAATACGTTTAGATAATGTCAAGCACAACGGGTATTATGCGAAAATGGCAGTTGCTTGGGCAGTTTCAATTTGTTATGTAAAACTACCAAAGCCAACCATGGAATACCTTTATGATAATACCCTAGATGATTTTACTTACAATAAGGCACTTCAAAAGATCACGGAATCTTATCGTGTAGATAAAGAAGCAAAGGATTTAATCCGCAGTATGAAGCGCAGTAAAAGCTAA